Proteins from one Setaria italica strain Yugu1 chromosome V, Setaria_italica_v2.0, whole genome shotgun sequence genomic window:
- the LOC101761387 gene encoding pentatricopeptide repeat-containing protein At4g21190 isoform X2 → MFCLANYWSPAFTLVRGGATVGHPLKFNSVVVCGARGPRPRYPRVWKTRKKIGTISKSQKLVECIKGLSNVKEEVYGALDSFVAWELEFPLIVVKKALKTLEDEKEWKRIIQVIKWMFNKGQGKTMGSYYTLLNALIEDGRIEEAEELFGMIFSRYMEGLPRTFFMRMISLYYSVGAYNKMFEVFADMEELGVRPDGSIVRMLGDVFQKLDMMDKYEKLKKKYPPPKWEYRYIKGKRIKMKVYPDNKTKELTEGDPGTDELEEAENIHHLGTDELEEAESIHLDDELEEAASSGLDRNVLDDAASGDFEYV, encoded by the exons ATGTTTTGCTTGGCGAACTATTGGTCGCCTGCATTTACCTTAGTGCGGGGAGGAGCTACAGTTGGACATCCTCTAAAATTCAATTCTGTAGTG GTTTGCGGTGCCAGGGGTCCAAGACCAAGATATCCCCGTGTGTGGAAAACTCGTAAGAAAATTGGGACTATTTCCAAGTCACAGAAGCTTGTGGAATGT ATTAAAGGTCTGTCTAATGTAAAGGAGGAAGTTTATGGCGCACTTGACTCATTTGTTGCATGGGAACTGGAGTTTCCCTTGATAGTAGTAAAGAAGGCACTGAAGACACTTGAGGATGAAAAGGAATGGAAGCGTATAATTCAG GTTATTAAATGGATGTTCAACAAAGGTCAAGGGAAGACAATGGGAAGCTATTACACCTTGTTGAATGCTTTGATCGAGGATGGACGGATTGAGGAAGCAGAAGAATTATTTGGAATGATATTCTCACGATATATGGAGGGATTGCCTCGTACCTTTTTCATGAGAATGATTTCTTTGTATTACAGTGTGGGAGCATACAATAAGATGTTTGAG GTTTTTGCTGATATGGAGGAACTAGGCGTTAGACCTGATGGTTCAATTGTCAGGATGCTAGGTGATGTATTTCAGAAGTTAGATATGATGGACAAATATGAAAAGTTAAAAAAGAAATACCCACCACCAAAATGGGAATACCGATACATCAAAGGCAAGCGCATCAAAATGAAGGTTTACCCTGATAATAAAACCAAAGAGTTGACAGAAGGAGACCCTGGCACAGATGAACTGGAAGAGGCAGAAAATATACACCACCTTGGCACAGATGAATTGGAAGAGGCAGAAAGTATACACCTTGATGATGAATTGGAAGAAGCAGCAAGCTCAGGCCTTGACAGGAATGTGTTGGACGATGCAGCTTCTGGAGACTTTGAATATGTATAG
- the LOC101761387 gene encoding pentatricopeptide repeat-containing protein At4g21190 isoform X1 translates to MRMFCLANYWSPAFTLVRGGATVGHPLKFNSVVVCGARGPRPRYPRVWKTRKKIGTISKSQKLVECIKGLSNVKEEVYGALDSFVAWELEFPLIVVKKALKTLEDEKEWKRIIQVIKWMFNKGQGKTMGSYYTLLNALIEDGRIEEAEELFGMIFSRYMEGLPRTFFMRMISLYYSVGAYNKMFEVFADMEELGVRPDGSIVRMLGDVFQKLDMMDKYEKLKKKYPPPKWEYRYIKGKRIKMKVYPDNKTKELTEGDPGTDELEEAENIHHLGTDELEEAESIHLDDELEEAASSGLDRNVLDDAASGDFEYV, encoded by the exons ATGAG AATGTTTTGCTTGGCGAACTATTGGTCGCCTGCATTTACCTTAGTGCGGGGAGGAGCTACAGTTGGACATCCTCTAAAATTCAATTCTGTAGTG GTTTGCGGTGCCAGGGGTCCAAGACCAAGATATCCCCGTGTGTGGAAAACTCGTAAGAAAATTGGGACTATTTCCAAGTCACAGAAGCTTGTGGAATGT ATTAAAGGTCTGTCTAATGTAAAGGAGGAAGTTTATGGCGCACTTGACTCATTTGTTGCATGGGAACTGGAGTTTCCCTTGATAGTAGTAAAGAAGGCACTGAAGACACTTGAGGATGAAAAGGAATGGAAGCGTATAATTCAG GTTATTAAATGGATGTTCAACAAAGGTCAAGGGAAGACAATGGGAAGCTATTACACCTTGTTGAATGCTTTGATCGAGGATGGACGGATTGAGGAAGCAGAAGAATTATTTGGAATGATATTCTCACGATATATGGAGGGATTGCCTCGTACCTTTTTCATGAGAATGATTTCTTTGTATTACAGTGTGGGAGCATACAATAAGATGTTTGAG GTTTTTGCTGATATGGAGGAACTAGGCGTTAGACCTGATGGTTCAATTGTCAGGATGCTAGGTGATGTATTTCAGAAGTTAGATATGATGGACAAATATGAAAAGTTAAAAAAGAAATACCCACCACCAAAATGGGAATACCGATACATCAAAGGCAAGCGCATCAAAATGAAGGTTTACCCTGATAATAAAACCAAAGAGTTGACAGAAGGAGACCCTGGCACAGATGAACTGGAAGAGGCAGAAAATATACACCACCTTGGCACAGATGAATTGGAAGAGGCAGAAAGTATACACCTTGATGATGAATTGGAAGAAGCAGCAAGCTCAGGCCTTGACAGGAATGTGTTGGACGATGCAGCTTCTGGAGACTTTGAATATGTATAG
- the LOC101761387 gene encoding pentatricopeptide repeat-containing protein At4g21190 isoform X3: MCEIKGLSNVKEEVYGALDSFVAWELEFPLIVVKKALKTLEDEKEWKRIIQVIKWMFNKGQGKTMGSYYTLLNALIEDGRIEEAEELFGMIFSRYMEGLPRTFFMRMISLYYSVGAYNKMFEVFADMEELGVRPDGSIVRMLGDVFQKLDMMDKYEKLKKKYPPPKWEYRYIKGKRIKMKVYPDNKTKELTEGDPGTDELEEAENIHHLGTDELEEAESIHLDDELEEAASSGLDRNVLDDAASGDFEYV, from the exons ATGTGTGAG ATTAAAGGTCTGTCTAATGTAAAGGAGGAAGTTTATGGCGCACTTGACTCATTTGTTGCATGGGAACTGGAGTTTCCCTTGATAGTAGTAAAGAAGGCACTGAAGACACTTGAGGATGAAAAGGAATGGAAGCGTATAATTCAG GTTATTAAATGGATGTTCAACAAAGGTCAAGGGAAGACAATGGGAAGCTATTACACCTTGTTGAATGCTTTGATCGAGGATGGACGGATTGAGGAAGCAGAAGAATTATTTGGAATGATATTCTCACGATATATGGAGGGATTGCCTCGTACCTTTTTCATGAGAATGATTTCTTTGTATTACAGTGTGGGAGCATACAATAAGATGTTTGAG GTTTTTGCTGATATGGAGGAACTAGGCGTTAGACCTGATGGTTCAATTGTCAGGATGCTAGGTGATGTATTTCAGAAGTTAGATATGATGGACAAATATGAAAAGTTAAAAAAGAAATACCCACCACCAAAATGGGAATACCGATACATCAAAGGCAAGCGCATCAAAATGAAGGTTTACCCTGATAATAAAACCAAAGAGTTGACAGAAGGAGACCCTGGCACAGATGAACTGGAAGAGGCAGAAAATATACACCACCTTGGCACAGATGAATTGGAAGAGGCAGAAAGTATACACCTTGATGATGAATTGGAAGAAGCAGCAAGCTCAGGCCTTGACAGGAATGTGTTGGACGATGCAGCTTCTGGAGACTTTGAATATGTATAG
- the LOC101762593 gene encoding DNA polymerase eta, producing MPVARPEPQEPRVIAHVDMDCFYVQVEQRRNPELRGQPTAVVQYNDWKGGGLIAVSYEARGFGVKRSMRGDEAKRVCPGINLVQVPVARGKADLNLYRSAGSEVVAILASKGKCERASIDEVYLDLTDAAKEMLLQAPPDSPEGIFMEAAKSNILGLPSSDASEKEKNVRAWLCRPDADYEDKLLACGAIIVAQLRVRVLEETQFTCSAGIAHNKMLAKLVSGMHKPAQQTVVPSSSVQGFLASLPVKKMKQLGGKLGSSLQDDLGVETIGDLLSFAEEKLQEQYGVNTGTWLWKIARGISGEEVEDRLLPKSHGCGKTFPGPKALKNSASVKSWLDQLCEELSERIQSDLNQNKRIAQTLTLHARASKENERDSTKKFPSKSCPLRYGTGKIQEDAMKLFESGLHEFLESQNTGWSITSLSVTASKIFDIPSGTSSILRYIKGPSSAASPAIPDSSSVPDDPSLDNNVHVTPIHEEQCEPSISEKEDGKRYSSISAKQCPANEEKRIPKKLPEVKGTSSILKFLSRGQSALHEKRKSDVLICSPQGPGSSSEANKAEEHNVSGQAADRSNINSGGEPSGSNPWLFNVEDIDPAVVEELPLEIQREIQGWIRPSKEPSTKRRGSTISSYFPPARS from the exons ATGCCGGTGGCGAGGCCGGAGCCGCAGGAACCCCGGGTGATCGCCCATGTTGACATGGACTGCTTCTACGTCCAAG TGGAGCAGCGGAGGAACCCTGAGCTCAGGGGCCAGCCGACCGCCGTGGTGCAGTACAACGACTGGAAAGGCGGGGGTTTGATCGCCGTCAGCTACGAGGCTCGCGGGTTTGGTGTGAAGAG GTCCATGCGTGGAGATGAGGCCAAGAGGGTTTGTCCTGGTATTAATCTGGTTCAGGTCCCTGTGGCGCGTGGCAAGGCCGACCTTAATCTTTACAGAAGTGCTGGCTCTGAG GTTGTTGCGATACTTGCAAGCAAAGGGAAGTGCGAGCGGGCATCCATTGACGAAGTTTATCTTGACCTTACTGATGCAGCCAAGGAAATGCTCTTACAAGCTCCCCCAGATTCACCGGAGGGGATTTTTATGGAAGCAGCAAAGTCAAATATCTTGGGCCTTCCTTCTTCT GATGCCAGCGAGAAGGAAAAGAATGTGAGGGCATGGCTTTGTCGACCGGACGCTGATTACGAGGATAAGTTATTGGCATGTGGAGCTATAATTGTTGCACAGCTACGAGTCAGAGTTCTGGAGGAAACCCAATTCACATGCTCTGCTGGGATTGCTCACAATAAG ATGTTAGCGAAACTTGTCAGTGGAATGCACAAGCCTGCTCAACAAACTGTAGTCCCTTCTTCATCAGTTCAAGGCTTTCTAGCATCACTACCTGTGAAGAAGAT GAAACAGCTTGGTGGTAAGCTTGGAAGTTCCTTGCAGGATGATCTTGGGGTCGAGACCATTGGTGATCTTCTAAGTTTTGCAGAGGAAAAGTTACAAGAGCAGTATGGAGTAAATACTGG AACATGGTTATGGAAGATTGCTAGAGGCATTAGTGGAGAAGAAGTTGAGGATCGTCTTCTACCGAAGAGTCACGGATGTGGAAAGACATTTCCTGGACCAAAAGCACTGAAGAATAGTGCTTCT GTCAAAAGCTGGCTGGATCAACTTTGTGAGGAATTAAGTGAACGAATTCAGTCTGACCTGAACCAGAACAAGAGAATTGCTCAAACACTAACTCTTCATGCCAGGGCGTCTAAG GAAAATGAACGTGATTCAACGAAGAAATTCCCTTCCAAATCCTGTCCATTGCGCTATGGGACTGGGAAAATTCAAGAGGATGCAATGAAGCTATTTGAATCTGGCCTTCATGAATTTTTAGAATCTCAGAACACTGGATGGAGCATAACATCTCTTTCTGTTACTGCAAGCAAAATATTTGATATACCAAGT GGAACAAGCTCAATCTTGAGATACATTAAAGGTCCTAGTTCTGCTGCATCTCCAGCTATACCTGATTCTTCATCTGTACCTGATGATCCTTCTCTTG ATAACAATGTACATGTGACACCAATTCATGAAGAACAGTGCGAGCCATCTATCTCAGAGAAAGAAGACGGTAAAAGATATTCATCGATTTCAGCCAAACAATGCCCAGCaaatgaagaaaaaagaatCCCAAAGAAGTTGCCTGAAGTTAAG GGAACTTCCTCGATATTGAAGTTTCTCTCACGGGGTCAATCTGCCCTCCATGAGAAAAGAAAATCTGATGTACTAATTTGCAGTCCTCAAG GTCCAGGGAGTTCTTCGGAAGCAAACAAAGCTGAAGAACACAATGTGTCTGGGCAAGCTGCAGATAGGAGCAACATCAACAGTGGTGGTGAACCCTCTGGCAGTAACCCCTGGTTGTTCAACGTTGAAGACATCGACCCAGCAGTAGTGGAGG